GCCGAACTCAGTGCTTTTCTTGTTCTCGGCGAGGTAGTCGAAGAATAGCGGCTCGTAGAACTCCTCGTAGACGTTTTCGCCCTCGTCTACGCGTTGTTTGTGGTGGTCGTGGAGGTAGTTCGGGTCGCGGTCAAGCAGGCGTTTCTCTTGGATGAAATAAAGGAAGATCATTCGGTCAAGCGTGACTTGCACGTAGCGCTGCTTGGCATCCCCGCGGTCGTCGGGGATACCGGCGACTTCCTGCACGAGATCGGTTCGAAGGGTCTCGAACTGCTGGTAGAACTCTTTGACGACTTGCTTAGTGTCGTAGAGGTCGTCGTAGATCGCTGCTGCCGAGCCGAACTCAAGGCTGTTGAGTTTCTGGAGGATGGTATTCTTCTCACCAGTCTCGCTGGTCATCTGCTCCTTCGTGAACGAGAGCTTCTGGTGCTTGATACGCCCGTGTTGTTGTCCATCGAGCGCCCGAATTCGGGTGAGGAAGGTGAACTCCTCGTAATCGTTGGTGGCGACGAGGTTAGTTCGTCGTCGTCGGTCATCAGGTTTGAAATCGGAGGCCGATTCTCCTGGGCCAGCTTCGACAAGGACGATGAACTCACGGTCGGTGAGCTGGAGGACGAGCTCGTTGTCGTCTCCAAAGTTGTCACGGACTTTCAAACCCCGCTTTTCGAAGGTAGAAGCGACATCAGATAGTGAATCCCAGCCAGCGATGTCCTTCGCTGTAATCTGCTGGAGTGTATCCATGGGATTATCTTTTACTAGGGCCTCATAAAACTACACACGATTGGAGAGTATATGTAAAATGAGAGCCATTAGTGGGCAGCCGCGTTCTGTGTCGAGGAAGCCTTGTAGTCGTTTGTGTGGTCGTCTCAACTGTATCTTGTAAACTCTCAGGCCAGAAAATAAAAAAGCAGAAAGGTAGTGCTTTCTACGGTCCCGCAAAAAGATTGGTCGTTTATATACTTGACCGGCGCCACACAAAGTCTCGACTGTGGTATTTTGACCCTTTTATGGAGTTATCTCCATAGGCTTATGTCTATGGAGGCAATAACATAGGATAGCGGATGGCGTCCTACACTACCATCGAAGACTGGCGGGATGTCAAAGATGGCTACGTCGTTGCTGTGACCATCCGACAGACGGACGATGAAAAGTACCCGTGTGGTTGGGATTACAGTCTCCATCTTGGGGAGGTCGGCGGAGACACGATCCTCCGATACGACAATGCCCACGAACGGACGAAAGGGCACGAGCGCCACATTCACGGCGATGTTGAATACATCGAGTTTCCGGGGATGCTGACGCTTTACGACCGCTTCAAGGAGGAGGCTACCGAACTATCGCCCGTCTCGTGGAACTGGTCACCGTAGGACGCCGCCGGGAGGAACACAATGCCCACACTCAAAGTCACCGTCGGAAATAGCGACCATCTCGACCAGCGCACGCGTAGTCGAATCAAGGCCGCCCAGGAGGGCGAAGATCTTGACGACGCCCAACCGACACTGAACTTCGACTCGTACGCCGAACTCAGTCGTCTCCTCAGTCCGAAGAATCTGGAACTGTTGGAGGCGATCTCCGAACATGAACCGGCGAGCATCCGCGAGGCTGCTGAACTGGTTGACCGAGACTACAAGCAGGTACACCGGAACCTCTCTGAACTTGCAGATATCGACGTTATCGAATTTCAGGGCGGTGGACCGGGCGAAGCAAAGAAGCCGATGTTGGCCTACGACGGTCTCGAAATCGACATTCCATTCACAGGGTCGAACGGGAACACTGGTACTGTTGCACCGTAGTCTATTGCTGTAGTTCCGCTTCGGATAGAGTTCGGCCTCGGTGAACACCTTGCTTGTGGCCTCCTCACCGGATGGGTTCAGGTAGGAGTGTATGGAGGGAAAGCCCCCTGTACATTCCAAGATGTCTATCCTCTTGCTGAAAACGAAGGCGACCATACATCAAAACCGCAACGGAGGTTACGAACACTTCTACGACACGTTGGAGTATCAGCTGGATTTCCCTCTGTATTGACCGTGAGCCAGTCCAAAATTTTGTGTTCCTCTGGCGGGTGAGAGGATGACAGACCTCACACTCGGTACGTTCGGAGACGGAGACAGCGCCGACAACGACCTCGGTCCCGATGCTGCAAGCATCGCCCGATGCGCGACGACGTGTCGCGCTCCTGACCGCGACGACAGCAGTTGGGCAGCTCTGGACGAGGACTGGGGGCTGACAACGCAGCGGCCAGAGTCGTCGATCAACACGTCGGCTGGTCGAGCAACCAAACAGCAAACGCGCTGGGTCATGGACGGAGATGTCGGGGCATATGTTGAGCAGTACGCGACTGGTGTCCTACAAATTCCAGCTACGTACGGCGAGTTCAGTTCAGTCGACACCCGGGTCACATTCATCGACGGACTCGCTGACAGCTACGGGTACGGCATTGACGCCCAGGCTCTCGAAAAGGCATTGCGGGTCCTCACTGGCGGCGGACGATATAATGCGTCGAGATACACGGCGATTCCGTGTGGGAAACAGCCGTGGATTCTGACGGGACCAGAAGGGACGCTCCTGTGCAGCTGTATGCCCGTCGAACGACCGGAGAACCCATACACGAGGGAGCTTCGGACGCCAGAGACGACCCTGCAGATCGAGGAGCAAAACCAAACAGTTCGTACGGGAGCCGCTGAGTTTGCCCACCTGCTATCCGACGCTCTCGGTGTCGATATCGAGAGAGTAGAGTACACAACAGTGCGAGGGAAAACACATCACTCGTTCGTCGGGGCAGAAGATGAATTCAAAATCGCGGCGAGCGACTTGGCACAACTGCATGGGTTGACGAATGATCCATCCGTCATCCAGGGGACAGTCAGCCGTGGAGTCCAACCCCCCAACGGTGGCGATCCAATCTCGGTTGAGTGGGACGGGCCGGATCATCCGGTTGGATATCTCGACGAGGGTGATGTAGTCGCCGGCTACGAGTTTACGTGGGAACAGCACGAGGAGTCGCTGGAAGACGTTGCGGTGGTACGAGAGTATCGGATAACACAGAGCTACTCGCGGTGGACAGTTGACTACCACACCCATCGCCTCGCGTCGGTCGTCCCCTAACCGGTTGTTGTGAATACCCCGAATCCATTCATCAGGGCAGTGGTCAGTACAGTACGTATAGTCAGCACCCCAGACTGTCGATCAGGATGAACGCTCAAGAGAGACTAATTCTTGCTTTCTTGTCATTGAAGTTAAGCCCTTTCTTGATAGTCTCTTCTTCGCTATCTACTCTCACTAACCCTGCTTCTTCTAAAGCTCCGAGAGAGCGGTGGGATAGCTCAAGTCGAAGTTTCGCCACATCTTCGTTGGCAGAAGGAAAATCTGCTCTGACAGATACTGCTGGTGTGGGACTCTTTCGCATTATCCTTTATATACTCCCACGACCTCAATAAACGTGCATAGTTTTCACTGAGAAGGGTAACCTCAATTATTCATCATTTATGTACTACATACACTCAGTAAGCACGCCCACTGAACGGGTGTTTCACTCCAAATCCGCTAATGTGACCTCGCTGTGGTGAGTAACTTCGGTCAGTACAGAGGAACATTATGTCGCGCTGACCACCTTTCTATCCGATTTCTGTTACAATCGGTGTGCAAGCTTAGAGGGTGAGTTCAGCACGGCGGGGATTCCAGTCGCATTGTTTTTATATAGACCGCAGGGAACGCCCGCACAGAGGTGCTCATATAGGCCCTGTCCAACGTTGTTGTGTGAATACAGGGTTCGTCGGCTAGTCCATGATGTGCGAGGACGACATCAACGACACGCTGACACTTCACCTGCAAGAATTAATACCCGCGACCGTCCTCGAAACACCGACCACATTTATTCGCGTCTAACTCTCCGATGGCCCGCTTGATTTGGATCATCCGGAGTTGTCCGTGCTCGAGGTGGTACGTCAGCCCACACAACGTTTGGAAGTCCTCTGCTCCCATCTCGTGTTTATGAATCGTCATTCTCGTCTCGTTCAAGATTCCGTTTACTTCTTCTTGCCGGGTATTGCTCATAATCCATGAGCAATTTTTGATTAGAATCTTTTTTAATGATAGACATTTTCACACAGAATTTATTTTTGAGTATCTGAGAGACATATCAATAAATGGTGTGTATATGATGGGGTTTTGATAAAAGAACTATAATGGCCGATTGTGCTATCTCTACCTACCCGAACGAGTGTGTTAAATATGCGCGCTGTTTGCAGTATTTGTACAGAGTGAAATGTTACTCAGATAATCAATTTTTCAATTAGTATTAAAACCCCTACATATTAGATATCCTGAATTATTAGGGATAACTAATGATCCGACAAGTGCAATCTTCTGAATCTGTGAGTGAAGCGGTTGTGAAGGCTGTAAGTACAGTTGAAGGCTGTCCTTCAACCTCGCTTCCACCGTTGTATAACGCGGTTAATCCTGAAGCCCTTGAGAGGGTGTTCACGGTTACTAAGAGGGACGCACCCGACCGTAGTGGGCGAATCACATTCCAATATAGCGAGTCCGTTGTCACTATCGACAAGAATGGATACCTCGAAGTTCAGGAGTCACTGAAAATATTAGATGACAAGAAAACTTACAGATAACCTCTCTACCGCATCGAGAGCCTTTCATTAGTAGTTTCAGGAGGTAGATATATTCGGGCTATCAGTCTAGAAACTCTACCCCAGTGATTTCGAAGCGTGCACCACCGGTGTTGCTGTCAGTGACAATGATATCCCAGCCGTGTGCTCCAGCGATGGTCCGAACAACTGAAAGTCCGTAGCCACTTCCATCCTCATTCGTGGTGAACCCGTGGTCAAACACTTCGTCCTGAATGTCAGATGGGATTCCAGGACCATCGTCTTCAACGTAGAAGCCGTGCTCCAGCGGACCGACTCGAACGATAACGGCACCATCGCTATGTCTGATAGCGTTCTGGAACAGGTTCTCGAATAGTTGGATGAGGCGGTCACTGTCAGAACTCACCGACCCGACGTGTTCGTACTGAAGCACTGCCCGGTCAACAGTCTCGCCTGTTCCTTTCCAAGCAGTGTCAACAACTGTTTCCACATCGGTCGTTTCCGGGTCAGTGACGACGTTTCCTTGCTTGGCAACCGAGAGCAGGTCGTCAACAAGCCGGGCCATTCTATCGGTGGTCTCTTCCATCGCGTCGAGATGCTCTTCGTCACCAGTCTCACGGGCCAGATGTACTCGCGAGGAGATGACGCTGAGCGGACTCCGCAGGTCGTGAGCAAGGATATCAGTGAACTCCTTGAGCCGATCGTTCTGGCGTTCCAGCATCTTCTCGTACTGGTGTTTCTCGGTCGTGTTCTGACAGACCGCAACGAACCCGTTCAATTCCCCATTCCGGAGTGGTGAAATCGACAGCGTGGCCCAAAATACTGAGTCATCGGCTTTTCGATGCCAGTGCTGTGTTTCAACAGATCCGTTCGCTGCTTCCGCCAGTAAAGAGTCGATGGTCGTCTCCATCTCTTCGGGGTCGGCAAATAACGTATCGACACTGCTTCCGAGTATCTCATCAGCTTCGTAGCCGTACATCGACTGGGCCGGATCGGGCCACGTCGTGATGTTTCCCTCAGTATTGAGCATGAAGACTGCATGCGAGGAAAGCCCCTCAATCAGTCGCTCCGAGACTGTATTGTCGTCACTCTCCGAGTGCTGTTGTGACCCCCTATCCGGCAGTGAGTTGTCCATCAGCCGCCCCTATACGTAGGACAACGGGGATGATTTAGACAATGATGACTCGCCGAATCTACAGTAATAAATGGCATACGAGTATCAAAAACCTCTCCTGTGGTACGTGTTCTGATTTTAACTATAATCTGAATTTTGATAAAGTGGGTTACGAATATAGTATCTGTATTGACCGGCCCAATCTGATTGAATCGGGGGGATAATTCTGTGCAAGATATGTGCCCTCCATCTTGCACGGTGCTTAGAGAACCTATTGAAATTGTCAAGACTACTGATGGTTAACAAGCAAACTTACAGAGCAGTGTTTCATCCTCCCCAATAGATACAAAAACCGTATTCACAGCAAATGTGACATCGATGCTGCCCCATTTTATGCGCCCTCCGGGAAGCGGAGGGAAATCAGGATGTCACAGTCTACAACGGCCAGTAGCAACGAGACAGCAACCACAGACGCTGAGGAGAACGCGTCAGAGACACCGATGGATGGGGAGACACCAACGGAAGCTGACACTGCAGACTTGCTAACGCTTGGTGCTCCACAGTATCTCCGAATCAGCGGCGAGGTCCAGTTGTTTGAGCGGATCTTCTCGGCGGCTGGCACGGTCACAGACAAGACACGACTCGGGATTGCAGAGTCAGGAATCGCCATCAGGGCAGCCGATCAGCAGGGACACGCGATGGTCGACTTGCGTGTCTCTGGGAGTTCTTTCAGCACCTTCGATGCAGGGAGGGGAACGTTGGGAGTGGACGTCGGACGAGTTCGAGATGCACTCTCGATCGGCGATGCAGGCGACCTTGCACAGTTCAAAGTTGATGCAGCGAATAGCACACTAGAAGTCAATATCGACGGTATAACGCGCACCATCGAGCTTGACCCGCTTGAATCGCTCCGCTACCCTGTCGAAATGCCGGATATCGACATCCCGGCAACCGTCCATCTGAGTCCAGACGACATCTCGCTCGGTCTCGACGCAGCAGATATGCTTTCCGACCGGTTTGACCTTACCGTTGACTCCGATGCCGGAGAAATGCAGTTCGCCGCAGACGGTGACACTGACAGTATGGTTTATACGTGGGAAGACACTGATCTCATCGCCTTCGAGCCTGCAGATATCGAAGTAAAACTTGACTCGTCGCTCGTCAAATCGGCGAATGCTGGCCTTCCAGACGGCACGAGTCGGGTTCTCCATATCGGAGACTCAGTACCGCTCGTGCTGAAATCCGAGTTCCCTGACGCCAATGGAGCGATGCAATTCGTGATCGCACCGAAGCTCCCGAACTGACTCGGATCCCCGTGGTTTTGCGGAAACGGTGGTGTGTCTTAACCAACAGCGACCGCCATACTTCGCAGTTGTTGGTTAGCGCTAATTTTGTGTCTCCCGGTCAGGTGAGGTATTTCCTCTATGGACCCGACTGAAACAGTTCCAGACTACGAGCGCTTCGAGCGTGAACAGATCGCCCAGGACCGTGACCGGCAGCGTCCCGATACCGTCGAGATCGACGAGCCACGAGGCCGTGAGGTGGTCACCAGTCTACTCAATGAGGGTGTAGTTGAACCGATTCCAGAACAAAACGTCTTGCAGCACGTTCCGTCCGGGCAGTGTTTTGACTCCGACATGGCGCTGGTGTACTTCTACAAAGGCTGGGAGGCTAGAGGCGAGGAGTAGCCAGCTCACAGGCTAACCAACACAGTGCCCTATATTCCACTCAGTGTTGGTTAGCGGCAACGATCCTGCTCTGACGCGGCGTATGGGCGCGTCCCGAGAGTTGATACCCCATCGGAATTTTCCCAAGCGTATGGACCGCACTGACTGGCCCACACCCGGCTCGAACGAGCCTGTCCCGGCATGGGACGAGTACCGGCAGCTGCGCGAGGCCGTCCACGATTATCTTGACCACGACCCGGACGACCCAAGATGGGATGACATCTGGCGAGCGCTCGCAGCAATCATGGGGGAATACCAGCGCGATGCGTTTGCCCAAGCCTTCGACCTCGATGAGCCTGCTGAGACAGCCTGCATACGGCGTCTCATTACGGGCGACGACGAGTGCCCACACTCACCGCTTGACGCCGACAGCGACCCGAAGGGGCCGCCTCACGGCCCGCCAGCAGACGACCACTCGACGCTCTGGCTTGATGATGGCGAGCCGGCGTTGTACTCGATGCATGTCTATCCGGGAAATATCGAGCGATTGGATTCTACAGAGCCGCCCCACAATCTCTGGTTCGACGTCTTCGAGTTCGCTGCCGAGTGGGGACTAGAGGTCTCAATTCTCCCAAAGTCGTGGTATAACCTTGGCTCGGCTATCCACGTCATCTTCTACCCGCCGGAGCGATACAGATAGCCAGCTCACTTCGCTCTTGCTCAGCCAGCAAGTCGATTTTCTGTCCCCCAGTGGAGGTGCGGGGGCGTGCCCGGGAGCGCGTCCCGAAGATAGACCAATGTCAACGATACAGTCAGAGACTCCAGAGCAGTCGTCCAGCCAGCAGACCACTTGCACCTTCGACGATTCGGACTCCCGGGACGAGGAGATGCGCGACCAACTCGATGCGTGGGTCGAGGACCTTGCCGACCTCACCGATGAAGCGCAGGCCAGTGAGAGGTTCCAGCAGTGGCTCGATGTGCAGAGCAAGTTCCACGATTACTCGGCTCGGAACACACTACTCATCAAGCTCCAGTGTCCCGAGGCAACGCGAGTCGCCGGCTACAATACGTGGCAAGACGAGTTCGACCGTTACGTCCAGAAAGGCGAAGACGCTATCTGGATCTGGGCTCCCATCATCACGAAGAAGTGCCCCGAATGCGGCAACTCACCGTCGTATCACGAGAACACAGACTGTGAGTACGATGAAACGGACCCCGAACAATGGCGTCGAGGGCTAGTCGGGTTCCGGCCAACATCGGTGTTCGATATCTCCCAGACTGAGGGCGAGCCGCTTCCAGAGTTAGAGACAGAAGCTCACGGTGATCCGGATGGACTTGTCGAGGACCTGATTGACGCGACCGACGAAATCGGCGTCGATGCGCGAATCGTCGCCTCGGAGGAATGGGAGCATGGGTCTGCACGGGGCGTCTGCCAGCGCCGAAGTGTAACGACCACGAATCCGATGGTCGAAGCGGTTGACCGGGAGAATCGGGCCGCCCTCGCGAGTACACTTATTCACGAGTTTGCCCATGCGGATCTTCACTTCGATGTTGAGGATGAGACAGAGCGCTCGAAACGCGAGGTCGAAGCCGAGGCAGTTGCTTACGTGGTCAGTCGTCACTTCGGGCTGGACCCCGACAACTCGGCGTTCTATCTCGCGGCGTGGGACGGCGACGCACCAGAGACGTTACGGGACCGGCTGGACCGAATCTCGAAGACGGCTGCGGATTTGATCGACGCCGTCGAAGGCGACAGCTGAGCAGTCAGTCGTGCTTTTCCAGCCGTGCTTGAGAGCAGTGTTTTGTGACTCCCCTGGTGGTCGAGGGAGTCGAATATGCGTTCCACAGCAGCGTCAGGTGGTAGTCCTGTCGGACAGTTCTTGAGTGTCTTAGGAGATTTGCGTGACCAGATCGGAGGGCCGTACTACCTCGGGGATGTCAACGGCCGGTTGGACTGGCCCGACCGAGGAGTGTACTTTTTCTTCTCGCCAGCAAGCGACCTTCGGGCAACGACAGCGGTCGACTGGCGACTCTCGCGGATCGGCACCGTCGGCATCAGTACCGGTTCGTCGAACACGCTCTGGAACCGACTCCGGCAGCACCGAGGCAATGTTCGAGGGAAGTACGCCGGCGGTGGCAACCATCGTGGCTCAATCTTCCGTCTCCACGTCGGACGGGCACTGATCGAGAAGCACGGCTGGCACGACGAGTTTCCCCACTGGGGCGAACCGAATCCCGACGCTGAGACGACCGCTGTTCGCGAGCAGGAACATGAACTCGAACAGCGCGTGTCGGAGTACATCCGGGATCTGCCGTTTCTGTGGGTTGACGTTCCGGGCGACCCCGGACCCGAGTGTGACAGAGCCGAGATTGAGTCAAATACCATCGCAATGGTGTCGAGGTATCGTCGATCCGCAGGGCCATCGGACCTCGATTGGCTTGGATACCACTCGCCGAAGTCTGAGGTGTATCAGTCTGGACTGTGGAACGTGCGACACGTCTCCGACTCGTTCGATCCGTCGGTCGTGGACCAGTTATCAGAGTATATTTCGTCAACGGAAGCGCTGGACCACCAGTCGCGGATCTGAGGGCAGGTGGTTCCGCAGCGAGAACTCAGTACGCTCGGCTAGGAGTCCGTAGGCAATCCCAGCCAGCGGCGCAACCACGGGAATCCACGCCAGTACTGAGATGAACGGCTCCACCGAGGAGGCCTGCCAGATTCCAGCGTACATCAAAATCATGTAAACGGATGCAGCAGCTGTCGACAGTCGCCATCGGACTCCCGCCACGAGCCCGGCCAGTGGGAGGCCATAGAACGCTACATCACCCGCAAGCGAGGGCAAGGGAATGGCGACAGCAATCGCACAGAGATATGTCAGGAACATCGCTGTGCCTCCTATGGACGCGACGAATAGCCGTCGCCATCCAGCACGCTCGTCGGTGTCGTCCTGGACGGACTGCTCGTCGCTTTCCTCGGTCGTCGTGGTGACTGCAAGAGGGCTCCTCGACTGTGTCTCGACGTGGCTGGCTTCCAGCCGGGAGACACCACGAGACTGCCCGTTGCCCTCCGTTTCGCCCTCGACTTCCTCGGTGATCGGGACCTCGCTCTGCAATGCAAGCACTCTGTGGGAGTCCGTTTCGGGACTGCTTGCTGGCTCTTGTTTCGCTGACTCTGGCAGGTTCAGGCGTCCCGTCTGCGTGATGTCTTCTTCGCAGGCCGAACACACTGTCAGGAGATTCGTGGTTTTATTTGTCCCGCCGTTCTCGGCGGGGATTCGTCGCACGACTTCCAAATCCTCCGCAGGGAACCGCGTCCCGCAGTTGGTGCAAGTGTTGTTGTCCAACTGCTTCCGGAAGACGATCCGGTACGCCCAGTCTGGTGGGTAGTCGCCCCGGTAGCTGTCAGGGTCGTCGTACTGCGATTCGATACCTTCCTTCATTCTGCTCGACACTTCTTCCCGTCTCCGTATTTAAGCCGCCGGGTCGTTTTGTGCCGCGCCTGCCAGCTGGGCACGCCGGTCGGTGCGCTCGGTGTTATTCATGTCTTCTGAGGCGCGACACTCTTGGTCAGCGGCGGCTGTCGGCGATGCACAGCAGGCTGAGTACATCGGGTTCCTTCACCGAGAACCGTTCGTAATCGATGCTTACCGGCTTGGATTCGCCGTCGGCGTTCGCGAGGACTACTCGTATCAATCCAAACTGCGGAACGTCGACGTCCCGATTGAGATTCTAGACAACGACTTTCGGAATCCAGATTTGGACCGGTACATTGAGCGCTTCGAGCAGTACGAGCCATCGGTCGGGATGCTTGGCGACGCATACGACCGACAGGAGGCGCGTCGGTACAACCAAGCCGCACGGGAGCTGAAACGGAAGTTTCCGGGCATGGAGGCTATCATCGTCCCGAAGTGCCGCGACGCGATCGACGTGATCGACGACGACATCATCTTGGGCTATCCGATGGGCTACTCCGACCAGACCGCCGACGAGTACACGAATATTGTGGACTGGCGGGGACGGCGAGTGCATCTGCTGGGGGCAAGTCCGACGAAGCAGTATCCGGTGATCGAGGAGCTAACACAGCCGCGTGTGACCGGTGAAGAACCAGCCGATATCGTTGGTGTCGACTGGAACGGGGTTCATCTGGCGGCGCTTCAC
This DNA window, taken from Haloarcula taiwanensis, encodes the following:
- a CDS encoding HNH endonuclease → MKEGIESQYDDPDSYRGDYPPDWAYRIVFRKQLDNNTCTNCGTRFPAEDLEVVRRIPAENGGTNKTTNLLTVCSACEEDITQTGRLNLPESAKQEPASSPETDSHRVLALQSEVPITEEVEGETEGNGQSRGVSRLEASHVETQSRSPLAVTTTTEESDEQSVQDDTDERAGWRRLFVASIGGTAMFLTYLCAIAVAIPLPSLAGDVAFYGLPLAGLVAGVRWRLSTAAASVYMILMYAGIWQASSVEPFISVLAWIPVVAPLAGIAYGLLAERTEFSLRNHLPSDPRLVVQRFR
- a CDS encoding PAS domain-containing sensor histidine kinase gives rise to the protein MDNSLPDRGSQQHSESDDNTVSERLIEGLSSHAVFMLNTEGNITTWPDPAQSMYGYEADEILGSSVDTLFADPEEMETTIDSLLAEAANGSVETQHWHRKADDSVFWATLSISPLRNGELNGFVAVCQNTTEKHQYEKMLERQNDRLKEFTDILAHDLRSPLSVISSRVHLARETGDEEHLDAMEETTDRMARLVDDLLSVAKQGNVVTDPETTDVETVVDTAWKGTGETVDRAVLQYEHVGSVSSDSDRLIQLFENLFQNAIRHSDGAVIVRVGPLEHGFYVEDDGPGIPSDIQDEVFDHGFTTNEDGSGYGLSVVRTIAGAHGWDIIVTDSNTGGARFEITGVEFLD
- a CDS encoding DUF955 domain-containing protein, which codes for MSTIQSETPEQSSSQQTTCTFDDSDSRDEEMRDQLDAWVEDLADLTDEAQASERFQQWLDVQSKFHDYSARNTLLIKLQCPEATRVAGYNTWQDEFDRYVQKGEDAIWIWAPIITKKCPECGNSPSYHENTDCEYDETDPEQWRRGLVGFRPTSVFDISQTEGEPLPELETEAHGDPDGLVEDLIDATDEIGVDARIVASEEWEHGSARGVCQRRSVTTTNPMVEAVDRENRAALASTLIHEFAHADLHFDVEDETERSKREVEAEAVAYVVSRHFGLDPDNSAFYLAAWDGDAPETLRDRLDRISKTAADLIDAVEGDS
- a CDS encoding transcriptional regulator; translation: MPTLKVTVGNSDHLDQRTRSRIKAAQEGEDLDDAQPTLNFDSYAELSRLLSPKNLELLEAISEHEPASIREAAELVDRDYKQVHRNLSELADIDVIEFQGGGPGEAKKPMLAYDGLEIDIPFTGSNGNTGTVAP